GTCGCGCCCGACCGCCCGCAGGACGGGAGCCGGCCGCCCACCGGGCTGCATGACCTGCTGGAGCAGGGCTGGGTCCGGGCCGAACCCCTCGTCTACGAGGACTTCCTGCCCCGCTCCGCGGCCGGCATCTTCCAGTCCAACCTCAGCGACGAAGGCTCCAGGAACCAGGACCAGCAGGGCGCCGCATACGACAGCGCATGGCTCTCCGACGCCCTCGGCCGCGATGTCCTGGACCCCTTCGGCCTCTACGAGGAGCAGCAGAACCGCTCCCTCGCGCAGGTCGCCCGGGAACTCGGACTCGATGCTGCACCCGCCTGACCCACCCGACCGCCACCCGCACCCCTCAACACCCCAAGGGAGCACCATGACCAGCACCCTCCTCCCCACCACCGAGGACCTGCGCACCCGTGCCCGCATCAGCCTGGCCGCCATCGGCGTCACCGTCCGGGAAGGGGGCGACTTCTCCGCCCGCAGCCCCATCACGGGCGAAGACCTCTTCGGTCTGCGTGCGGCCACCGCCGACGACACCGAGGAGGCCATCGCCGCCACCCGTGAAGCGTTCCTCACCTGGCGCACCACGCCGGCGCCCCGCCGCGGCGAACTCGTGCGCCGCCTGGGCGAGTTGCTGCGTGACCACAAGAACGAGCTGGCCGACCTCATCACCATCGAAGCGGGCAAGATCCGCTCCGAGGCGCTCGGCGAGGTCCAGGAAATGATCGACATCTGCGACTTCGCGGTCGGCCTCTCCCGCCAGCTCTACGGCCGTACGATCGCCTCCGAGCGCCCCGGCCACCGCCTCGCCGAGACCTGGCACCCCCTGGGCGTGGTCGGTGTCATCTCCGCATTCAACTTCCCCGCCGCGGTGTGGTCATGGAACACCGCCGTCGCCCTGGCCTGCGGCGACACCGTGATCTGGAAGCCCTCCGAGCTCACCTCGCTGATCTCGCTCGCCTGCGACCGGCTGCTGGCCCGGGCCGCCGAAGAGGTCGGCGCCCCCCGCGATGTGCACCGCCTGCTGCTGGGCGACCGCACCATCGGCGAGAAGCTCGTCGACGATCCCCGTATCGCGCTGATCAGCGCCACCGGCTCCACCCGCATGGGACGCGAGGTCGGCCCCCGCGTGGCCGCGCGCTTCGGACGGAGCCTGCTCGAACTCGGGGGCAACAACGCCGCCGTCGTCGCGCCCTCCGCCGACCTCGACCTCGCCGTCCAGGGCATCGTCTTCGCCGCGGCCGGCACCGCGGGGCAGCGCTGCACCACCCTGCGCCGGCTCATTGTCCACCGGGACATCGCCGACACCCTGATCGCACGGCTGACCGCGGCCTACCAGAAGCTCCCCATCGGCGACCCCTTCGACGAGACCACCCTCGTCGGGCCCCTCGTCTCGGCCGCCGCCCTGGACACCATGCAGGACGCCCTCACCCGGGCACAGTCCGAGGGCGGCAAGATCCTCGCAGGCGGCAACCGGCGCCTCGCCGAAGCCGCACCCCGGGCCGCTTACGTCGAGCCGGTCATCGTCCGCGTCGACGAACAGACCGACGTCGTCCGCGAAGAGACCTTCGCGCCCATCCTGTACGTGCAGACCTACGACACCCTGGAACAGGCCATCGCCCTGCACAACGACGTCCCGCAGGGCCTCTCGTCCAGCATCTTCACCCGCGACCAGCAGGAAGCCGAGTTCTTCCTGTCCGCGGAGGGGTCGGACTGCGGCATCGCCAACGTCAACATCGGCACCTCCGGCGCCGAGATCGGCGGTGCCTTCGGCGGCGAGAAGGAGACCGGGGGTGGCCGCGAGTCCGGCTCCGACGCCTGGCGCGCCTACATGCGCTCCGCCACCAACACCATCAACTACTCCAGCAGGCTCGCCCTCGCCCAGAACGTCAGCTTCCTGTAGCCGCGGGCGCGCACCAACGCCCCGTCGGCCCCGTCGACCGCCCCCGGCCTGCCTTGCGCAGGGCGGGGGTTCGTCATGGCCGGGGGCGTCCGAAGCCGCCCCGGGGCCGCGGCACGTGCCCGGATATCGGGCGCCACCTACCGTTTTTCGACAAATACCGCGTTGCGCTGGGACATCCGTTGACGCGATGGGTGCCGCGGTGTGATGGTACGGCGGCCTGAGTCATGGACATGCCGTTCTCCCGCCGCGCAGAGACTGCCCCACGCTGCCGAAGCCGGCCGGACGAAGACGCTGCCGTGGCCCGGTGCTCCACCAGAACCTCCGTCGGTAGCACTCCCTACCCCCTCAAGGAGCCATGGTGTTTCGAAGACTCGCGGTGGCCGGCGTATCCGTCGCCGTCACCATGGGAGCGGCCCTGCTGGCCGTAGCCCCCACGGCAGCGGCCACAGCGGAGACCAGCCCGCCACCCCACCCGCCCGCCTCCGCGATATCGGCCGCCGACCGGGCCGCCGATGCCCCGGACATCGACGTGACCAAGGTCCAGGCGCACCTCACCGAGCTGAACAACATCGCCACCCGCAACGGCGGCACCCGCAAATCCAGCGGACAGGGATACCGGGACTCCGTCGCCTACGCCAAGAGCAAGCTACAGGCGGCCGGTTACACCGTCACCGAGCAGCCCTGCACCTCCGGCTGCGCCTCCGGAGCCGGGCCCAACCTGATCGCCGAATGGCCGCAGGGCGACGCCACCAAGGTGTACATGTTCGGCGCCCACCTCGACAGCGTCGGGGCGGGACCGGGCATCAACGACAACGGCTCCGGCTCGGCCGCGCTGCTGGAGACGGCACTGACCCTCGCCGAACAGCACCCGACCATGGCGGCCCGCGTCCGGTTCGGCTGGTGGACGGACGAGGAGCAGGGCCTCAACGGCTCCGACTTCTACGTCCGTTCCCTCTCCTCCGCCGAGCGGTCGAAGATCAAGGCGTACTACAACTTCGACATGATCGCCTCCACCAACGGCGGCTACTTCATCAACCACCTCACCTCCTCCGCCGCCCAGCCGATGAAGGCGTACTGGGACTCCCAAGGTCTCCAGCCCGAGGAGAACACCGAGGGCGCCGGCCGCTCCGACGACTACTCCTTCGAGCAGGCGGGCATCCCCACCTCCGGATACGCGATGGGCGCCAGTGCCCGGAAGACCTCGGCGCAGGCGGCCAAGTGGGGCGGCACCGCCAGCCGTGCCTACGACCCCTGCTACCACCAGTCCTGTGACACCACCGGCAACATCAACGCCACGGGACTCAACCGCAGCGTCGACGGCATCGCCTACACCCTGTGGAAGCTCGCCGTCGGCGGCACCGCCCCGGCGAACGACTTCTCCCTGGCCGTCGGCCCCGCCTCCGGCAGCGTCGACCCCGGCGCCTCGGCCACCAGCACCATTTCCACGGCAACCACCAGCGGGTCCGCCCAGACGGTGGCGCTGTCGGCCTCGGGCGCACCGGCCGGTGTGACCGTCTCCTTCAGCCCCGCCTCGGTGACCTCGGGCAGCAGCTCCACCATGACGGTCGCCACGACGTCGAGCGCGGCGGCCGGCACCTACACCCTCACCGTCACCGGCACCGGGGCCGTCACCCACACCACGCCCTACACCCTGACGGTCAAGGGAGCCGGAGGCTGCACCGCCCAACAGCTGATGACGAACGGCGGATTCGAGAACGGCACCACACCCTGGACGGGCGACACCGGGGCGATCGGCGCGCACGCCGGCCAGTCCGCCCACGGCGGCAGCAGGTTCGCCTGGCTCGGCGGCTACGGCCGCTCCGCCACCGAATCCCTCGGCCAGTCGGTGACCGTGCCTGCCGGATGCAGCAAGGCCACCTTGACCTACTGGCTGCACATCGACACCGACGAGACCGACCGCGTCGCCTACGACACCTTCAAGGTCAAGGTGGGCAGCACCACCCTGACGACCCTCTCCAACATCGACGCATCGAGCGGCTACACCCAGCGCACCCTGGATCTGACCCCCTACATCGGACAGCGGATCACCGTGACCTTCGCCGCCGCCGAGGACAGCAGCCTCCAGACCAGCTTCGTCATCGACGACGCGGCCCTCCAGACCGGCTGACGTGACGGCCCGGAGGGGCAAGGAACACCCGGCTTGCCCCTCCGGTGTCACCTCAACCCTGATCAGTGAACAGGCCCGTACCGGGAGGCAGTTACATCTTCCGGCGGCCGGGGGGCCGGCGACACGTCAAGCGGTCGCCTCGTCCGTCGCGTAGCACGCGGCGGCGTAACGGCCCCGCTCGCCGGTGGGCGTCCAGCCGCCGGTGCCCCGGCCGGGGGCGGCGAGAGCGAAGCCGTTGTCGAGCAGCTTTTCGCCGAGGGCGGCGGCGGGGAAGTCGCTGCCGTCGGGTGTGTCCTCGACGGGCCACAGTGTGACGAGCAGGGCTTCGGTGTCGCCGGTGTCGGGTTCGCTGTCGAGGCTGGCGACTTCGAGGTGCCAGCGGCCCCTTCGTACAAAGGCCTCCGCGCGAAAGACGGCCGGCGCCGCCGGGGCGTTCTGGTGGGTCTCGGTCATACGACGGGGGCTCCTGTCAGGGGCGGGGAGTGCTGGACGTGGTGGACGGGCTGGGCGTGGTGGACGGGCTGGACGTGCGGGACGTGCTGTGATGATTCTGCGCGACGGCGGGCCTGCCTCATCCGTTCAGACGTTGCGCCACCGGGCCATCGCGAAGGAGAAGCCGCCGAACAGGGCCAGACCTGCGGCGATCGCGGCCAGCAGCCAGGGACCCGCCGAGGTGTCGGCGAGCGAGCGGAGCGTGTCGTCCATGCCCTTGGCCCTGCCGGGGTCGTAGGTGACCGCGGCTCTGACGACGAACGTGCCGGCAACTGCGAAGATGCCACCGCGGGCGATGCCACCCGCCACGCCGAGGACATCGATACCGCGCCTGACACGGTGCGACATTCCGCTCCGGTCGAGGTTCTCGTGGAACCTGCGCAGGATGGCCCGTACCGCGATCCAGATACCGGCCACGGCGACTCCCACGCCCGCGGCGGCCACCAGCCAGGGACCGCCGGGCAGGTCCAGCGCCTTGGCCGTGGCATCCCGGGACTGCCGGTCGCTCGCACCGCTCCCGCTGCCCTCCTTCCCCGCCGCGAACGACAGCACGGAGAACGACACCACGGCGTAGAAGAGGCAACGGGCGAGGGACAGCAGTCGCGTCCCCGCCTTGTGGCCCTCGGGCCCGGCCGCGCCGAACGCTGCCTCGGAAAGGCGCCACAGCGCCATTCCCGCCAGACCCAGGCCGAGCACCCATATCAGTACGTTGCCGAACGGCCGGGCGGCGATTTCCGTCAGCGCCCCGCCGCGATCGGCCTGCTCACCGGAGTCGCCGAACGCGATGCGCAGCGCCAGTACCCCCACGAGGAGGTAGATCACGCCGCGGGCCGCGAAGCCTCCGCGTGCCGCGGCCCGTACCGCCGAGCTGCGTGCGGCACGGTGAGCTGTGCGTCGTCCGATCTTTGGTACCGCAGTAGTCGATGGCATGTGTGACCTCCAGAGCGCTTCTGCCCCGTGGTCGGAAGTGCACTCCGGTGGCCCTGGCCGAGGAGCGAACCGCCGGTCCTGCCGGGGCCCCGTGGCTCCGACGCCTCAGAGGACGTCTCTGCCGGGCACGGTCCAGGGGGAGGGCAGGGTGGTGTCGGCGGTGGTGTGCTCCGGGAGGCCGGCGAGGGCTTCGACCCGGGCGGGGCGGTAGGGGGTGGGGCCGCTCCATTCCAGCAGCAGGACCGTGGCGTCGTCACCGAGCCGCCCGTCGTGGTAGGCGAGATGGCGCCTGATCAGACGGCGCAGGGTCTCCGGCACGGGCAGGCCGTCGGCATGGTGCTGGATGAGGAAGTCGGTGAAGCCCTCCAGGCCGAATTCCCGGCCTTCGCTGTTGCGGGCTTCGGTGATGCCGTCGGTGTAGAGCAGCAGACGGTCCCCGGGCTCCAGCTGGTCCCGGCGCAGGGTGGGCGGCAGAGCCAGGTCGGTGCCCATGGGCGGGGCGGGCGGGCCGACCAGGCTCAGGGCGGTGCGTCCTTTGCGGATGATGACCGGCGGAGGGTGCCCGAGGCTGGTCCAGGTGAGGACGCCGGTGGTGGAGTCCAGCTCGGCCAGGATGCCCGTGGCATAGCGGTGCGTGCCGAATTGTTCCACCAGGGCTCGTTCCACGGCTTCGGCGATCCGCAGGATGCCGGGGCTCTGCCGGCGCTGGTTGCGGCTGGCGGCAACCGCGAGGTTCGCGGTCAGTCCGGCTGCCGTGTCGTGGCCCATGGCGTCGAAGAGCGCCAGGTGCACGGTCTCGTCGGCGATGGCGTAGTCGAAGACGTCGCCGCTGACCTCGTACGCGGGCTCCATCACCGCGCTGATCAGCACCCGGTCGGTGGCGAAGGTTCTCGGCGGCATGATGCGCCACTCCATCTCCGCGGCCACGTTCATCCGCCGGCGTCGTACCAGCCGGGCGTAGGTGTCGCTCACCCCACGCTTGCTGACGATCATCATCGCGACCAGCCCGGCGAGGTTGCGCAGGTCCTGGGCGGCCTGGGCATCCATCTCCGTGCCCGGGGCGGCGGAGGCGCGCATCACTCCCAGCCGCTCCGTGCCGTCGAGCAACGGCACCCACCACTGCTCGGCCCCGGATGTGGTGCCCCCGACGATGCCGCCTGTCTGGAACGCACGCCCGGCGAGGGTGCCTTCCACCCGCACCACATCCGGCGGCGTCTCCGGCCCGCCTCCGGTACCGGTCCCATGGCAGGGAAGCCGGCACAGGACATCCTGTTGCAGATCGGCCAGGTAGATCAGCGCGTCCAGCCAGCCGACCCGGGCCGCGTGCCTGGCGACCACATCCGGCAGCTGCTCCAGCGCGATCACATGGCTGGCGGCGATCAGGTCACCCAGCATCCGTCCCCGGGCGGCAGGACTGCTCATACCGGCACCTCTCCTCGGGTCGCAGCTCGCCGAGCCGTTCGCCCCGTGCGCTGTCCTTGTCGTGGCACCGTCGGTCGCCAGTGCTCCCAGCGGCGATGCTTATGCTCTCGATGGTGACACCGAGACGGAGCTTGCCGACAGCGACACCGCGGTGAGGCACGAGTCGGCGGCCCGAATCCGTCACGCAGCGTCGCGACGAGTCAGGAGAGAGGCCCCTGGAGCGCGAGGCGGGCTATCGCTCCGATTTCCAGCGCCACGTAGAGGGCACCGTCGGACCCGAAGGCCAGGCCGTGCGGTTCGGAAGAGGGGGTCGGCAAGTCGTACTCCTCTATGCGGCCGTCAGGGGTGATGGACCCGATGCGGTTGGCTCCCCATTCCGTGAACCAGCAGTCACCGGCCGGGCCCGCGACGATCGCATGGGGCCGGGAGGCCGGGTCGGGCAGCGGGAACTCGGCTATCTGTCCGTCGGTGGTGATCCGGCCGATCCGGCCGGCACCTATCTCGACGAACCAGAGCGCGCCGTCCGCACCGCAGGTGATGCCGACCGGTGCGGCGTTCGCGGTCGGGAGCGGATGGAGGGTGAAGTCGCCTGCCAAGCTGAGACGGCCGATCGCATGTGCTTGATTGAGGGTGAACCAGAGGGCGTCGTCGGGGCCGGTCGTGAGGGCCGAGGGGAAGGCGCCGCTGAGGGGCAGCGGGAATTCCGTCACCCGGCCGTCCGTGGTGATACGCCCGATGCGGTCGGTGTGCAGCTGGGTGAACCACAGCGCACCGTCGGATGCGGACACCATGCCGAACGGGCCGCTGTCCGGAGTCGGGAGGGGGAACGAGGTCGCCTCCCCGGTCACGGTGATCCGTCCGATCCGATGGTCCCGGCTCCGGGTGAACCACAGCGCGCCATCGGGCCCCGGGGTGACGAGGGAGGGCCCGCAGGATGCGGAATCGAGCGGGTAGCGGTCGAGGTGTCCGTCCGGCGTCAAGCGGGCGATCTGCCCGGCGTGGACCAAGGTGCACCACAGGGCGTCGTCGGGGCCCACGGCGAGGGCGTACGGGCCCGCGCCGGCGTCGGAGACCGGAATCTGTTCGAACGAGGCGGCACGGCGGGGCATCGGCTGAGTCTTCCCTAAGCGGTCGTTACTGCTACATCTGTTGCGTTAAGTAGAATGACACAGCGGCCACCGCCCAGGCAAGGGAATTCGCGGCGGTCCTCACGGTGTGGCGCCCTCTTCCCCGCCCGGCAGGCGCGTCGCGATGCCGTCGAGAAGGAACGCCAGGCTGAGCTCGGACTGCTCGTCCATACCGGCTCCCGACGGGGCGGTCATCCACTCCGTGAGCAGCGGATGGCGCCCGCCCTCGGCCGCCAGGTCACGGGCCGCGGTGACGGCCTCGCTGAGCTGCTGGGGGGAGTGGAGCCCGTGCCGACGGCGCATGGCGAGCTCCTCCGCCTCCTGCTGTGCGCTGCCGAGGAGGTGCCGGTCCAGGAGGGCCGCGTACGTCATGCCTCGCCCACCGTGAGGCCCTGCCGTACCAGCACCTGGAGGAGGAACTCGGTGCGCCGCATCAGATGCGGGCCCAGGGCCGGGCGCGTGGGCATGAGCTGGGCGTACCAGAGGTGGCGCTTGAGCCGGTCCACCGGCCCGGTCGGGGTCCGTCTGGGCATCGTCAGGGGAATCAGCTACGGCATGTCCGGCGCGCCGGACAGCTTCGTGCCCGAGATGAGGAGGCTCGGCGGCACGCTGGTGCGCGTCTACGTCTACTGGAGCCAGGTCGAGCCGGAGCCGGGCCGCTATGACTGGACGGTCGTCGACGCGATCCTCGGCCAGCTGGATCCGGCCGACGAGGTGTGGGTGAAGGTGTGCTCCGGCTCCCCGTGGGCGACCCGGCACCGGACGGGCTTTCTGCCGTCGTCGCCCGCCCACGACCTGCGCCGGTACGAGCGCTTCGTCAGCGATCTGGTGACCCGCTGCCGGGGCCCCGTCGACTACTGGCAGTGCAACAACGAACCCGGCAACACCGGCTCCTGTGGGCGGGGGCCGCGTCGGACTACGTGGAGCAGCTCACCGCCTCCACCGCTGTGTGCGCGGCGCGGACCCGGACGCGACGGTGGTGCTCGGGGGCTGCGGATACGACGTGCTCGCAGGCGATGATGGCGGCGTTCGCGGGGCAGGGCCCTGCCGCCCCGGGGGCGCGGCCCACGGACGCAACCTCGGACGAGACGTCGAGCGACACCGCGGACGAGACGTCGAGCGAGACCGCGGACGGGTCTCTGGACGCGGCACCGCACGCGACCTCGGACAAGGCACCTCCCGAGGCCCCGGACCGCAGGACCATGCGCACGCCCTACGCCCGTATGGCCCAACTCCCGCCGCAGCTACGGATGTTCATGGAGGACTGTCCGCCCGAGCTCGCCGCGAAGCGCGACCGGATCAACTGCCGCCAGATCGTCACCCCGTAACGTCCTCGCCCTCGCCGCCGGTGTGACCCGCACGGCCTGCTGGAATCTGGCCCCGGAGATCCCGGGCTGCCGCGACCGCCTGAACATGATGGGATTCCTGTTCGGCAAACTGGCCCTGCTGGACTACGACGGCACCGGCCTCACCCGGCGCCACCCGCCCGCCGACCCCTTCGCCCTTCTCGCTGCCTGCCTCGACGGCACCTCGCACGTCCGGCGCATCGACGTCGGAGGCCGCCCGGACCTGTACGCCTTCGAGGTGTCACGCGCGGGCCGCGGGCCGCTCCAGGTCCTTTGGGCCGCCGGGGACGTCTTCACCGGTGAGGACGGACCGGGGGTACCCGTCGACTGGCCGTGGCCCCACCCGACCGTCCATGGACTCGACGCGTTCGGCTCCCGCGTGCCGTCCAGCGGGACGGCGGCACCGTGCGCGTCCGCCCCTCGGTCACACCGCTGTTCCTCTCCGCCGGCCCGGAGGCAGTACCCCGGCCCTGAGGAGATGCCAGGCGCGTCGGGTGATGCAGGGGAGCGGGGAAGGAAGGGCAATCAACGGGAGGCGGCCGGACATGCCTGTGGCAGCGGCGGGTAGGGGAGCGCGCGACGGGGGCTCAGCAACAGGCGGGAGCCAGAGCATGAGCAGCAAGGGCACCTTGACCGTGGGAACGGAGCCGGAGACCACGTCGCCGGAGTGTGCCGTTCCGGCTCCGACGGTGCTGCCGCAGATCCAGGTTCCGCAGCGCGTTGCCCCTTCTGACGCACGGGAGTTGTCCAAGCAGTTCCTTCTGCGGCTCCAGGAGCTGGAGGAGGGGACCCCCGAGTACCAGTACGCGCGGAACACCCTCATCGAGATGAACCTCACCCTGGTGCGCTATGTCGCCCGTGGCTTCTCCAGCCGGCGGGAGTCCATGGAGGACGTCCTCCAGGTCGGGACGATCGGTCTGATCAAGGCCATCGACCGCTATGACCCCTCCCGCGACGTGGAGTTCACCACGCTGGCCGTCCCCTACATCCAGGGCGAGATCAAGCGTTTCTTCCGCGACACCACCTGGTCGGTGCGGGTGCCCCGGCGCCTTCAGGAACTCCGCATCGACCTCGCCCGCGCCCGGGAAGAGCTGGAGAACGAGGGCAGCCACGAGCCGTCCGCCGCCGACCTCGCCGCCCGCCTCGACCTCGGGGAGGAAGAGGTGAGGGAGGGGCTCGTGGCCGGCAACGGCTACGACAGCGACTCCATAGACCGGCCCATCCAGGCCGGCGGCAAGCAGCAGACCGGCCTTGTCGCCGACCTCATCGGCACA
This Streptomyces decoyicus DNA region includes the following protein-coding sequences:
- a CDS encoding beta-galactosidase, with translation MSRSTGPVGVRLGIVRGISYGMSGAPDSFVPEMRRLGGTLVRVYVYWSQVEPEPGRYDWTVVDAILGQLDPADEVWVKVCSGSPWATRHRTGFLPSSPAHDLRRYERFVSDLVTRCRGPVDYWQCNNEPGNTGSCGRGPRRTTWSSSPPPPLCARRGPGRDGGARGLRIRRARRR
- a CDS encoding PP2C family protein-serine/threonine phosphatase; translated protein: MLGDLIAASHVIALEQLPDVVARHAARVGWLDALIYLADLQQDVLCRLPCHGTGTGGGPETPPDVVRVEGTLAGRAFQTGGIVGGTTSGAEQWWVPLLDGTERLGVMRASAAPGTEMDAQAAQDLRNLAGLVAMMIVSKRGVSDTYARLVRRRRMNVAAEMEWRIMPPRTFATDRVLISAVMEPAYEVSGDVFDYAIADETVHLALFDAMGHDTAAGLTANLAVAASRNQRRQSPGILRIAEAVERALVEQFGTHRYATGILAELDSTTGVLTWTSLGHPPPVIIRKGRTALSLVGPPAPPMGTDLALPPTLRRDQLEPGDRLLLYTDGITEARNSEGREFGLEGFTDFLIQHHADGLPVPETLRRLIRRHLAYHDGRLGDDATVLLLEWSGPTPYRPARVEALAGLPEHTTADTTLPSPWTVPGRDVL
- a CDS encoding DUF1206 domain-containing protein, which gives rise to MPSTTAVPKIGRRTAHRAARSSAVRAAARGGFAARGVIYLLVGVLALRIAFGDSGEQADRGGALTEIAARPFGNVLIWVLGLGLAGMALWRLSEAAFGAAGPEGHKAGTRLLSLARCLFYAVVSFSVLSFAAGKEGSGSGASDRQSRDATAKALDLPGGPWLVAAAGVGVAVAGIWIAVRAILRRFHENLDRSGMSHRVRRGIDVLGVAGGIARGGIFAVAGTFVVRAAVTYDPGRAKGMDDTLRSLADTSAGPWLLAAIAAGLALFGGFSFAMARWRNV
- a CDS encoding M28 family peptidase — protein: MVFRRLAVAGVSVAVTMGAALLAVAPTAAATAETSPPPHPPASAISAADRAADAPDIDVTKVQAHLTELNNIATRNGGTRKSSGQGYRDSVAYAKSKLQAAGYTVTEQPCTSGCASGAGPNLIAEWPQGDATKVYMFGAHLDSVGAGPGINDNGSGSAALLETALTLAEQHPTMAARVRFGWWTDEEQGLNGSDFYVRSLSSAERSKIKAYYNFDMIASTNGGYFINHLTSSAAQPMKAYWDSQGLQPEENTEGAGRSDDYSFEQAGIPTSGYAMGASARKTSAQAAKWGGTASRAYDPCYHQSCDTTGNINATGLNRSVDGIAYTLWKLAVGGTAPANDFSLAVGPASGSVDPGASATSTISTATTSGSAQTVALSASGAPAGVTVSFSPASVTSGSSSTMTVATTSSAAAGTYTLTVTGTGAVTHTTPYTLTVKGAGGCTAQQLMTNGGFENGTTPWTGDTGAIGAHAGQSAHGGSRFAWLGGYGRSATESLGQSVTVPAGCSKATLTYWLHIDTDETDRVAYDTFKVKVGSTTLTTLSNIDASSGYTQRTLDLTPYIGQRITVTFAAAEDSSLQTSFVIDDAALQTG
- the amaB gene encoding L-piperidine-6-carboxylate dehydrogenase, with protein sequence MTSTLLPTTEDLRTRARISLAAIGVTVREGGDFSARSPITGEDLFGLRAATADDTEEAIAATREAFLTWRTTPAPRRGELVRRLGELLRDHKNELADLITIEAGKIRSEALGEVQEMIDICDFAVGLSRQLYGRTIASERPGHRLAETWHPLGVVGVISAFNFPAAVWSWNTAVALACGDTVIWKPSELTSLISLACDRLLARAAEEVGAPRDVHRLLLGDRTIGEKLVDDPRIALISATGSTRMGREVGPRVAARFGRSLLELGGNNAAVVAPSADLDLAVQGIVFAAAGTAGQRCTTLRRLIVHRDIADTLIARLTAAYQKLPIGDPFDETTLVGPLVSAAALDTMQDALTRAQSEGGKILAGGNRRLAEAAPRAAYVEPVIVRVDEQTDVVREETFAPILYVQTYDTLEQAIALHNDVPQGLSSSIFTRDQQEAEFFLSAEGSDCGIANVNIGTSGAEIGGAFGGEKETGGGRESGSDAWRAYMRSATNTINYSSRLALAQNVSFL
- a CDS encoding SigB/SigF/SigG family RNA polymerase sigma factor — translated: MSSKGTLTVGTEPETTSPECAVPAPTVLPQIQVPQRVAPSDARELSKQFLLRLQELEEGTPEYQYARNTLIEMNLTLVRYVARGFSSRRESMEDVLQVGTIGLIKAIDRYDPSRDVEFTTLAVPYIQGEIKRFFRDTTWSVRVPRRLQELRIDLARAREELENEGSHEPSAADLAARLDLGEEEVREGLVAGNGYDSDSIDRPIQAGGKQQTGLVADLIGTEDPALALAEDVQALKPHLAKLDDRERTLLRMRFGAEMTQAEIGKELGLSQMHISRLLTRACTTLRKGLMAEG
- a CDS encoding Vgb family protein, producing MPRRAASFEQIPVSDAGAGPYALAVGPDDALWCTLVHAGQIARLTPDGHLDRYPLDSASCGPSLVTPGPDGALWFTRSRDHRIGRITVTGEATSFPLPTPDSGPFGMVSASDGALWFTQLHTDRIGRITTDGRVTEFPLPLSGAFPSALTTGPDDALWFTLNQAHAIGRLSLAGDFTLHPLPTANAAPVGITCGADGALWFVEIGAGRIGRITTDGQIAEFPLPDPASRPHAIVAGPAGDCWFTEWGANRIGSITPDGRIEEYDLPTPSSEPHGLAFGSDGALYVALEIGAIARLALQGPLS